The following proteins are co-located in the Streptomyces sp. NBC_00435 genome:
- a CDS encoding TolB family protein: protein MAAAAVLLTGATAGYALHAAHRSDRQHGGASASFTLGGPALYFRDTATGRVAHQPLDARGGAPDRTPGGPACDRFHAAGGTALCLRAEPGVLPKTYAIVLDQRLREVRRTTVPGVPTRARVSGSGQMLAWTVFATGDSYSTTGFSTRTAVLDLRTGYLVKSMEEIPLTIDGVRYHAPDLNYWGVSFARDDNRFYATVSTKGNTYLVEGNMKDWSAKALRQNVECPSLSPDNTRIAFKKKVSDDPAAPWRLYVLDLRTMTETPLAETRSVDDQAAWTDDGEVSYGLPGADGRASDIWTVPADGTGAPRMTVAGGSSPVTVSN, encoded by the coding sequence ATGGCAGCCGCGGCAGTGCTCCTCACCGGAGCCACCGCCGGGTACGCCCTCCACGCCGCTCACCGCTCCGACCGCCAACACGGCGGCGCATCGGCCTCGTTCACCCTCGGCGGGCCGGCCCTGTACTTCCGGGACACGGCCACGGGGCGCGTCGCCCACCAGCCCCTCGACGCGAGGGGCGGTGCCCCCGACCGCACCCCGGGCGGCCCCGCCTGCGACCGGTTCCACGCCGCCGGGGGCACCGCCCTCTGCCTGCGCGCCGAGCCCGGGGTACTGCCGAAGACGTACGCGATCGTCCTCGACCAGCGGCTGCGCGAGGTGCGCCGGACCACCGTGCCGGGAGTGCCGACCCGGGCCCGCGTGTCCGGGTCGGGGCAGATGCTCGCCTGGACGGTGTTCGCCACCGGGGACTCGTACTCCACCACCGGCTTCTCCACCCGCACCGCCGTCCTCGACCTGCGCACCGGGTACCTGGTGAAGTCCATGGAAGAGATCCCCCTGACCATCGACGGCGTCCGCTACCACGCCCCCGACCTCAACTACTGGGGAGTGAGCTTCGCCCGCGACGACAACCGCTTCTACGCCACCGTCTCCACCAAGGGGAACACGTACCTCGTCGAGGGGAACATGAAGGACTGGTCGGCGAAGGCGCTCCGGCAGAACGTCGAATGCCCCTCCCTGTCGCCCGACAACACCCGGATCGCCTTCAAGAAGAAGGTGTCCGACGACCCGGCCGCACCCTGGCGGCTGTACGTCCTCGACCTGCGGACCATGACCGAGACTCCACTGGCCGAGACGCGCAGCGTCGACGACCAGGCGGCCTGGACGGACGACGGCGAGGTCTCCTACGGGCTGCCGGGTGCGGACGGGCGCGCGAGCGACATCTGGACCGTCCCCGCGGACGGCACCGGCGCACCCCGTATGACGGTGGCGGGCGGTTCCTCTCCGGTCACGGTGTCGAACTGA
- a CDS encoding MFS transporter: protein MYLATTGRRVAPAPPPVGGAGRRVPAAVLALGTVSLVTDISSEMVTAVLPLYLVLGLGLSPLQFGFLDGLMGGAAAVVRLLGGHVADRGHRYKHVAGIGYAISACSRLGLLLAGGATGGIAAALAADRVGKGIRTAPRDALITLSSHPDDLGRSFGVHRAMDTTGALLGPLAAFALLWATAGAYDSVFVASFCVGLLGVLLLVLYVPGHHRPVRTPAPAPASHGPTPPARKAFGALRDPAFRRILWTASLLGAATIGDAFVYLLLQRRLGLDVSWFPLLPLGAAAGYLLLAVPVGRIADRVGRRLPFLCGHLALLGAYLVLLAPAGGTGPLLLVAVLALLGIFYAATDGVLMALAGPTLPAGGRAGGLALLQTGQALARMIAAAGFGAAWTAWGPRPALWGATAVLLAALAGGWALLPRTPSPGAPERPATGPPTGARTGARNTERRTP, encoded by the coding sequence ATGTACCTGGCCACCACAGGCCGCCGGGTCGCTCCGGCCCCGCCCCCCGTTGGAGGGGCGGGCCGGCGCGTCCCCGCCGCCGTCCTCGCACTCGGCACGGTCAGCCTCGTCACCGACATCTCCTCCGAGATGGTCACCGCGGTACTGCCGCTCTACCTCGTCCTCGGACTCGGTCTCTCGCCCCTCCAATTCGGCTTCCTGGACGGCCTGATGGGGGGCGCCGCGGCGGTCGTACGACTCCTCGGCGGGCACGTCGCCGACCGCGGGCACCGTTACAAGCACGTCGCGGGGATCGGCTACGCGATCTCGGCCTGCTCCCGGCTCGGCCTGCTGCTCGCGGGCGGAGCCACCGGCGGGATCGCGGCGGCCCTGGCCGCCGACCGGGTCGGCAAGGGCATCCGCACGGCGCCGCGCGACGCCCTGATCACCCTGAGCAGCCATCCCGACGACCTCGGCCGGTCCTTCGGCGTGCACCGGGCCATGGACACCACCGGCGCCCTGCTCGGTCCGCTCGCCGCCTTCGCCCTGCTCTGGGCCACCGCGGGCGCGTACGACTCGGTGTTCGTCGCCAGCTTCTGCGTCGGCCTGCTCGGTGTGCTCCTCCTCGTCCTGTACGTTCCCGGGCACCACCGGCCCGTACGGACGCCGGCACCGGCACCGGCTTCGCACGGACCGACTCCCCCTGCCCGCAAGGCGTTCGGCGCCCTGCGCGATCCCGCCTTCCGCCGGATCCTCTGGACCGCCTCCCTGCTCGGCGCCGCCACCATCGGTGACGCCTTCGTCTACCTCCTGCTCCAGCGCCGCCTGGGCCTGGACGTCAGCTGGTTCCCGCTGCTGCCGCTCGGCGCGGCCGCGGGCTATCTGCTCCTCGCCGTGCCGGTGGGCCGGATCGCCGACCGGGTCGGGCGCCGGCTGCCCTTCCTGTGCGGACACCTGGCACTGCTCGGCGCCTACCTCGTGCTGCTCGCCCCGGCCGGCGGCACGGGCCCGCTCCTCCTCGTAGCCGTCCTCGCACTGCTCGGGATCTTCTACGCGGCCACCGACGGGGTCCTGATGGCCCTCGCCGGGCCGACCCTGCCCGCCGGGGGCAGGGCGGGCGGACTCGCCCTGCTCCAGACCGGGCAGGCCCTGGCCCGGATGATCGCCGCCGCCGGCTTCGGCGCCGCGTGGACGGCGTGGGGGCCGCGGCCCGCACTGTGGGGCGCGACGGCGGTACTGCTCGCCGCACTGGCGGGCGGCTGGGCACTGCTGCCGCGCACCCCTTCCCCCGGAGCGCCGGAGAGACCGGCCACGGGCCCGCCCACCGGGGCGCGGACAGGAGCCCGGAACACCGAGAGGCGGACACCATGA